One genomic segment of Clavelina lepadiformis chromosome 3, kaClaLepa1.1, whole genome shotgun sequence includes these proteins:
- the LOC143449208 gene encoding arylacetamide deacetylase-like: protein MGTLGKITIFIGLLSVLFGYITHRPIPADIPDQWKFQILVDILSAAETVADVTDWLGYQNRWWFYPGNLDIALPVGLPPDITVEYVELAGINTVIITPKAFKSRTSPGPALVFYHGGGWVFGSLRTYMELLAMAAEETGFVVISPEYRRAPQFPFPIPYEDCLNVTLNFMKISENFNVDPNKLVLIGDSAGGNLGMSITVTLIEMNKEDPTLPLPAMTTLIYPVLQMINFRLPSYQQNLQFFFPKLVAPKFWLAYIGFNDKLDLSHIIAENGHVNYKNETVQSFKALVNADLVPERYKSRGYNNTMATFTEDEKAMLTDEVFSHFERHYLDVRVAPLMASDEILAKMPRTHILVCEYDTLRDDGVLLFERLKKLNKDVTFQHLPDTLHGSVSLGAVFKGSHYGQQNRDLFKVVRDNF, encoded by the exons ATGGGAACTTTGGGGAAAATAACTATTTTTATTGGATTGTTATCTGTGCTATTTGGTTATATTAcgcataggcctataccagCAGATATTCCTGATCAATGGAAGTTTCAAATATTGGTCGACATACTTTCCGCTGCAGAAACTGTG GCGGATGTTACAGACTGGCTAGGATACCAAAATAGATGGTGGTTTTACCCTGGTAACCTAGATATTGCGCTTCCTGTTGGACTACCACCTGATATAACTGTGGAGTACGTTGAGCTTGCTGGTATCAACACTGTTATAATAACTCCAAAAG CTTTTAAATCTCGAACCAGTCCCGGTCCTGCATTGGTGTTTTACCATGGTGGAGGATGGGTATTCGGAAGTTTAC gGACATACATGGAACTTCTTGCAATGGCTGCTGAGGAAACAGGATTTGTTGTGATTTCACCTGA ATATCGTCGCGCCCCACAATTCCCATTCCCCATTCCATATGAAGATTGCCTCAATGTCACCTTAAACTTCATGAAGATTTCGGAAAATTTCAACGTCGACCCGAACAAACTAGTGTTGATTGGAGACAGTgcag GCGGGAACCTCGGGATGTCAATCACAGTGACACTTATTGAAATGAACAAGGAGGATCCAACCCTCCCGTTGCCAGCCATGACAACTTTGATCTATCCTGTCCTGCAAATGATCAACTTCCGCCTTCCGAGttatcaacaaaatttgcaatttttttttccaaaacttgtCGCCCCGAAATTTTGGTTGGCGTATATTGG GTTCAATGATAAATTGGATTTGTCTCATATTATTGCTGAAAATGGCCATGTCAATTACAAGAATGAAACAGTGCAAAGCTTCAAAGCTTTGGTCAATGCTGACTTGGTACCTGAAAG GTACAAATCTAGAGGCTATAACAACACAATGGCAACTTTCACGGAAGATGAAAAAGCAATGCTTACAGATGAGGTATTTTCTCATTTTGAGAGACATTACCTTGATGTCAGGGTTGCTCCTTTGATGGCCTCTGACGAGATTCTTGCCAAAATGCCACGCACTCACATTCTAGTTTGCGAGTATGATACTTTACGTGATGACGGG GTTCTACTTTTCGAAAGGCTGAAGAAGCTGAATAAGGACGTCACCTTTCAGCACCTTCCTGACACCTTGCATGGCTCTGTTTCCCTTGGTGCAGTGTTCAAGGGAAGCCACTACGGGCAGCAGAATAGAGATTTGTTTAAAGTTGTCCGAGATAATTTCTGA
- the LOC143448604 gene encoding general transcription factor II-I repeat domain-containing protein 2B-like, which produces MTAYRQLCHENEEKFELLLLHTEVRWLLKGKCLQRFYDLDDSVIDFFKFKLLDEKKLNEVNIKLQGTKMCLIKAKGIIMAFISKLDFYKNCLLREDLNQFPSLKAVKKNQIDDSCLSDTDLDCYSSHFQAFKEKLLIRFKDIKELKIPE; this is translated from the exons ATGACCGCATATCGCCAACTTTGTCATGagaatgaagaaaaatttgaactgCTCTTGCTACATACAGAAGTCCGGTGGCTTTTAAAAGGAAAATGTTTACAACGCTTTTATGACCTCGATGATTCTGTTATTGATTTctttaagtttaaattattGGATGAGAAA aaattaaatGAGGTCAACATTAAATTGCAAGGAACCAAAATGTGTCTCATCAAAGCAAAGGGAATAATAATGGCATTTATTAGCAAATTAGATTtctataaaaattgtttactaaGGGAAGACTTAAATCAGTTTCCTAGCTTAAAAGCCGTAAAGAAAAACCAAATCGATGATTCATGTTTGTCAGACACTGATCTAGACTGCTATTCCTCTCATTTTCAAGcattcaaagaaaaattgttGATCAGATTTAAAGATatcaaagaattaaaaataccaGAGTAG